The genomic window ATAATATCGTAGTGTGGTTTGAGAACGATAAAGTTCTTTACGGAGGATGCTTTGTGAAAAGTGTTGAGGCAAAAGATTTAGGCTATTTACGAGATGCCGATGTTAAAGAATGGGAGAAATCAATAAAAAGAGTTCAGTCAAAATTTAAAAATCCGAAGTATGTTATTCCAGGACACGATGGAGGAACAACCAATAAATCTATAAATCATACTTTGAAGCTGATTCAGGATTATAATCTTTCAAAAAACGCTTCGCTTAAAACTGGCCAAAAATAATTACTGGCTTATAAAAAAATCATGCATTTCATCGAAGTCATTTTACCGCTTTCTTTAGCTAAAACATTTACCTATAGAATTTCTGAAGCTGAATTTCATTTCATTAAAAAAGGAATGCGCGTTGCTGTGCCATTTGGTAAAAGCAAAATATATACTGGACTTGTTTTAGATGTTCATGAAAATGCTCCAACTCTATATGAAGCGAAAGAAATTCATCAGATTTTAGATGAAAAACCAATTGCGACCGAAATTCAGATTAAGCACTGGCTTTGGGTGGCAAGTTATTATATGTGCGGCATTGGAGATGTGTATCGGGGAGCGTTTCCAAGCGGACTATTGCTGGAAAGTGAAACTATTATTTCGCATAAACCAGATGTTGTGGTAAACGATAGCGAACTTTCTGATGATGAATTTCTAATTTATGAAGCTTTGCACCATCAGAGTTCGTTAAAGGTTCAGGAAATTACTTCGATTTTAAATAAAAAAAATATACTTCCGATTCTGCAAAAACTGATTGCGAAGGATATCATTTTTTTAGATGAAGAAATAAAAGAAACATACAAACCAAAATTGGTTCGATATGTAAAATTACATTCCAAATACGAATCTGATAATGGTTTAGAAGAATTGCTAATGGTGTTGAAAAACGCTAATAAACAAAAAGAAATTGTTTTGGCATATTTTCAAATAAGCGCATCAGAAAAGAAGCCAATCACGGTAAAGAAGCTTACAGAAGTCTCAAACGCAGGGGCGGCGGCGATAAAATCATTAGTTGAAAAAGAAATATTTGAAGAATATTATTTACAGCATGACCGTGTTACGTTTGATGGAGAAAAATCAGATAAAGAACTGCATTTAAGTGAAGCTCAAGGAAATGCTTTTTCAGGAATTAAGAATAGTTTTTTGGAGAAAGAAGTGTGTCTACTTCATGGCGTAACTTCGAGCGGAAAAACTGAAATTTATATTAAGTTAATCGAAGAATATCTGCAGACGGGAAAACAGGTTTTGTATCTGCTTCCAGAAATAGCTCTTACTACTCAGTTGGTTTCGAGACTGCGTCTTCATTTTGGAGATAAAGTGGCTGTTTTTCATTCTAAATATAGCAATAATGAAAGAGTTGAGGTTTGGAGGCAAACGCTAGAAAATTCTCCAAAAGCTCAAATTGTAATTGGAGCCAGATCGGCTCTGTTTTTACCTTTTAATGATTTAGGATTGCTTATTGTTGATGAAGAGCACGAGCAGACTTTTAAACAAACAGATCCTGCACCAAGATACCACGCTAGAGATGCGGCAATTGTTTTGGCTAATTTTCATAAGGCAAAAGTATTGTTGGGTTCGGCAACGCCTAGCATTGAAACCTATTTTAATACGCAAAATAATAAGTACGGATTGGTAACGCTTTCTGAACGTT from Flavobacterium sp. KACC 22763 includes these protein-coding regions:
- the priA gene encoding replication restart helicase PriA, coding for MHFIEVILPLSLAKTFTYRISEAEFHFIKKGMRVAVPFGKSKIYTGLVLDVHENAPTLYEAKEIHQILDEKPIATEIQIKHWLWVASYYMCGIGDVYRGAFPSGLLLESETIISHKPDVVVNDSELSDDEFLIYEALHHQSSLKVQEITSILNKKNILPILQKLIAKDIIFLDEEIKETYKPKLVRYVKLHSKYESDNGLEELLMVLKNANKQKEIVLAYFQISASEKKPITVKKLTEVSNAGAAAIKSLVEKEIFEEYYLQHDRVTFDGEKSDKELHLSEAQGNAFSGIKNSFLEKEVCLLHGVTSSGKTEIYIKLIEEYLQTGKQVLYLLPEIALTTQLVSRLRLHFGDKVAVFHSKYSNNERVEVWRQTLENSPKAQIVIGARSALFLPFNDLGLLIVDEEHEQTFKQTDPAPRYHARDAAIVLANFHKAKVLLGSATPSIETYFNTQNNKYGLVTLSERYKNVRLPEVILVDIKDKHFRKRMTGHFSDLLIEEIAESLSLGEQVILFQNRRGYSPIIECLTCGHVPHCQQCDVSLTYHKHKNQLRCHYCGYSIAKPTNCHNCSSIDLTTKGFGTEQIEQELSSLFPKAKTARMDQDTTRGKFGFEKIIDTFKNREIDILVGTQMLAKGLDFDNVGLVGIMNADNMLHHPDFRAFERSFQMMTQVAGRAGRSEKQGKVVIQTYNPNHNTIQQVTDHNYIGMYKEQLYDRQIYRYPPYFRIIKLTLKHKDFDKLKEGAMWLYQVLSQNLGMPVLGPEEPAISRIRNEYIRTILIKIPNNLHLGNTKKTIQKMLNSFEVVAQYRAIKVVINVDFY